In Bacillus sp. KH172YL63, one genomic interval encodes:
- a CDS encoding enoyl-CoA hydratase/isomerase family protein translates to MHQYENLLVQIKQGAMWLTINRLEFRNALNLETLQEMEDAFGWAEANDEVKVVVVKGAGGKSFAAGADIKQLQQKNMLDALIPGMQGLYKKIQQCSKVTIAAVEGYALGGGCELALACDIRVATKRAKFGLPELNLGIIPGAGGTQNLSRIIGKGRALDMILTGKIIDGEEAERIGLVSYLAPEGELDKQVEEVTAQIYKKGPVAIKLAKLVVHKGYDIDLETAMLMEKLSQAVAFGTEDKQEGTSAFLEKRAAEFTNQ, encoded by the coding sequence GTGCATCAATATGAGAATTTGCTTGTTCAAATCAAACAGGGGGCGATGTGGCTGACGATCAACCGCCTGGAATTCCGGAATGCCCTGAACCTCGAAACCCTTCAAGAGATGGAGGATGCTTTCGGATGGGCAGAGGCGAACGATGAAGTAAAGGTCGTCGTGGTGAAAGGGGCGGGGGGAAAGTCCTTCGCTGCTGGAGCGGATATTAAACAGCTTCAGCAAAAGAACATGCTGGATGCCCTGATACCAGGGATGCAGGGGTTATATAAGAAAATACAGCAATGTAGCAAAGTGACGATTGCAGCAGTCGAGGGATATGCTCTGGGTGGAGGATGCGAGCTTGCATTGGCATGTGATATCCGGGTTGCGACAAAAAGGGCAAAGTTCGGTTTGCCGGAACTGAACCTTGGCATTATTCCAGGAGCAGGTGGAACACAGAACCTTTCCAGGATCATTGGAAAGGGACGGGCACTTGATATGATTCTCACCGGTAAGATTATTGATGGGGAGGAAGCAGAAAGAATCGGCCTTGTTTCCTATCTTGCTCCTGAGGGTGAATTGGATAAGCAAGTAGAAGAAGTGACAGCTCAGATTTATAAAAAAGGTCCGGTGGCTATCAAACTGGCAAAGTTAGTCGTTCATAAAGGCTATGATATCGATCTTGAGACAGCGATGCTGATGGAGAAGCTTTCACAAGCGGTAGCATTTGGGACAGAGGATAAACAGGAAGGCACTTCAGCCTTTTTGGAAAAACGAGCAGCCGAATTTACTAATCAATAA
- a CDS encoding 3-hydroxyacyl-CoA dehydrogenase, whose translation MQTITVVGSGVMGKGIAYTCAVSGFNVYLNDINEEILEKAKNDIFSLLEGSLQKGFISEDQYGEAKDRLLFETDLELAAKDADLVIEAVLEKMELKIDIFKRLDSICSEETILATNTSTMSPTEIGAQTSRPDKVVAMHFFNPVHKMKLIEVIRGLETSDETVRLVKEVGERLKKETVEVNELPGFVTSRMNCLIGNEAMNMLMEGVASAEDIDKALKLGLNHPMGPLELADLVGLDTRLRNMEYLHQTLGEKYRPSPILLKYVKAGRFGKKSGSGFYHYS comes from the coding sequence GTGCAAACTATTACAGTGGTAGGCTCGGGAGTCATGGGAAAAGGAATTGCGTATACCTGTGCGGTTTCGGGTTTTAATGTTTACTTGAATGATATAAACGAAGAAATCCTGGAAAAAGCAAAGAACGATATCTTCAGCCTTTTGGAAGGCAGCTTACAAAAAGGATTTATTTCAGAAGACCAATATGGGGAGGCAAAGGATCGTCTTCTTTTTGAAACAGATTTGGAATTAGCGGCAAAAGACGCTGACCTTGTCATAGAGGCAGTACTTGAAAAAATGGAATTAAAGATTGATATTTTCAAAAGGTTGGATTCCATTTGTTCCGAAGAAACCATTCTAGCCACTAATACGTCCACCATGAGTCCGACAGAAATCGGGGCTCAGACGTCACGTCCCGATAAAGTGGTGGCGATGCATTTCTTTAATCCTGTTCATAAAATGAAGCTGATCGAAGTCATCCGTGGCTTGGAAACGTCAGATGAAACCGTAAGGCTTGTGAAAGAAGTCGGTGAGAGACTTAAGAAGGAAACGGTCGAAGTAAATGAATTACCTGGGTTTGTGACTTCCAGGATGAATTGCCTGATTGGAAATGAGGCCATGAATATGCTGATGGAAGGAGTGGCATCGGCTGAAGATATTGATAAAGCATTGAAGCTGGGACTCAATCATCCGATGGGGCCACTTGAGTTAGCTGATTTAGTAGGTTTGGATACGCGGCTAAGAAATATGGAGTACTTGCATCAGACACTGGGTGAAAAATATCGACCTAGTCCTATCTTGCTTAAATACGTAAAAGCGGGCCGGTTTGGGAAAAAGAGCGGAAGTGGTTTCTATCACTATTCTTAA
- a CDS encoding TRAP transporter permease — protein MTKKDSSKELEASEIVTQYDEDGNLNSKLRSLKGAAAKIISIVAVLMSLFHLYTAFFGVFESILQRSAHLAFALILTFAIYKPSKKAVKNESIPWYDWVFMILSIACYSYYVMNAQVISSRMSYIEPLTMLEITIGIVSGLLLIEATRRVIGNTLVLIIFICLVYGIFGHLITGELSHREFTAMWIVDHLFYTVTGIFSVPLGVSATFIFLFILFGKFLEVSGAGQFFIDLSVAGMGKYRGGPAKTAIVASSILGTISGSAVANTVTTGAFTIPLMKKTGYRSHFAAAVEAVSSTGGQIMPPIMGASAFIIASYLGVPYMDIAVAAIIPAVLYYCCLYFQVDLRAKRLGLDGLKKEDLPKVSSVLKSGFMFFIPLIVIVFMLASGASPMRAGLFSIGVTIVVAALKKSTRLSFSKMYKALDLGARAAIETAIACAASGFIIGIIGLTGIGLKFSGMIIDISGGILIVTLIFTMITSIILGMGLPTVAAYIVQVPLTIPALIELGVSPLAAHMFVFYFAALSAITPPVALAAFAAAGLSGSDPMKTGMTAVRLGLAAFIVPYMFVYGETLLLVGDAPHIILSVVTSIIGIIGVACAAEGWLLRNALWYERIILFIGAILMINPGIVTDIIGFAILALVFFYQKFNPKRTTVEHTISS, from the coding sequence ATGACTAAAAAGGATTCGTCAAAAGAATTAGAAGCATCGGAAATTGTAACTCAATATGATGAAGATGGAAACCTTAACAGCAAGCTGCGCTCTTTAAAGGGTGCAGCTGCCAAGATTATTTCCATTGTGGCTGTCCTTATGTCTTTGTTCCACTTATACACGGCATTTTTCGGCGTATTTGAGTCGATTCTCCAGCGATCTGCCCATCTGGCGTTTGCTCTGATTCTTACATTTGCGATATATAAACCATCCAAAAAAGCAGTGAAAAATGAGAGCATTCCTTGGTATGACTGGGTGTTTATGATTTTGTCGATTGCCTGTTATTCCTATTATGTGATGAACGCACAGGTGATTTCATCACGGATGAGTTATATTGAACCGCTCACTATGCTTGAAATCACGATTGGGATTGTGTCGGGATTATTGTTAATCGAAGCGACCCGACGTGTGATTGGGAATACGCTGGTCCTGATTATTTTCATTTGTTTGGTATACGGCATATTTGGACACCTCATCACAGGTGAACTCTCCCATCGTGAATTTACCGCCATGTGGATCGTAGATCACCTATTCTATACAGTGACGGGCATTTTCAGTGTCCCTCTTGGAGTATCGGCGACGTTTATCTTCCTGTTTATCTTATTTGGGAAGTTTCTGGAGGTTTCCGGAGCAGGACAATTTTTCATTGATTTATCTGTTGCAGGTATGGGGAAATACCGCGGTGGTCCCGCCAAAACGGCCATTGTCGCTAGTTCCATCTTGGGAACCATCTCAGGAAGCGCTGTAGCCAACACGGTGACAACAGGTGCCTTCACAATTCCATTAATGAAGAAGACAGGATATAGAAGTCATTTTGCAGCTGCCGTGGAAGCGGTCTCTTCAACAGGAGGGCAAATCATGCCTCCAATCATGGGAGCCTCAGCTTTCATCATTGCTTCCTATTTAGGGGTTCCTTATATGGATATCGCAGTGGCTGCCATTATACCAGCGGTTCTTTATTACTGCTGCTTATACTTTCAAGTCGATTTACGAGCGAAGCGACTCGGATTGGATGGTCTTAAGAAGGAAGATCTTCCGAAGGTCTCAAGTGTTCTAAAGAGTGGCTTCATGTTCTTTATTCCGCTTATCGTCATCGTCTTTATGCTGGCATCTGGAGCATCTCCTATGCGGGCCGGCTTATTTTCAATCGGTGTGACGATTGTGGTGGCGGCTTTGAAGAAGTCTACGAGACTATCATTCTCAAAAATGTATAAAGCTCTCGATTTAGGGGCAAGGGCTGCCATTGAAACGGCCATTGCCTGTGCAGCGTCAGGTTTCATTATCGGGATTATCGGTTTGACGGGAATCGGTCTGAAATTCAGCGGAATGATCATTGATATCTCAGGTGGGATTTTAATTGTAACGCTTATTTTCACGATGATTACGAGCATTATCCTTGGGATGGGGCTTCCGACGGTTGCGGCTTACATCGTTCAAGTACCTCTCACCATTCCAGCATTGATTGAACTTGGTGTATCACCGCTTGCGGCCCATATGTTTGTGTTCTACTTTGCCGCTTTATCTGCGATTACACCACCAGTGGCACTGGCTGCATTTGCTGCAGCAGGACTTTCGGGATCGGATCCGATGAAAACAGGAATGACAGCTGTAAGACTGGGGCTTGCAGCCTTCATCGTTCCGTATATGTTTGTTTATGGAGAGACATTGCTCCTGGTAGGGGATGCTCCTCATATCATTCTATCAGTGGTCACATCCATTATTGGAATCATAGGGGTTGCTTGTGCGGCAGAAGGGTGGCTTTTGAGGAATGCTCTTTGGTATGAGAGGATCATCCTGTTTATTGGTGCAATCCTCATGATCAATCCGGGGATTGTAACGGATATCATTGGATTCGCCATTCTGGCACTCGTATTCTTCTATCAAAAATTCAATCCGAAACGCACGACTGTAGAACATACAATATCCAGCTAA
- a CDS encoding TAXI family TRAP transporter solute-binding subunit, with protein MKKYLIVLVTLLLMTLAACSSDEAGSTKKDSADGPPKDMAFGSATVGGFWYTLSGSMGEKMSEVFPDSSVTVVEGGSVSNLLGLSQGTFALGFSNGQTVPEALNGENEFKEKVDNVSTVATLYPNVFHIVVRADTDIKSVKDLKGKKVSPGIKGYSGELAFQDILKLNDMSYDDLGGIEYIGTADGADLLRDGHIDAIVGMVAAPVSTFQELDTTLGIRLIPLDDETIKGLHEKNEGYLEYTVEGGTYSNVIEDVNTVAGYTVLLVNDDLMDEETVYKLTKMMVEEKDTWTTLSPIMKDFDAEYSVKNNVGKLHPGAEKYYKEVGALE; from the coding sequence ATGAAAAAATATTTAATCGTATTGGTAACCTTATTATTAATGACATTAGCAGCATGTTCTTCAGATGAAGCTGGCAGCACTAAAAAGGATAGTGCTGATGGGCCTCCTAAAGATATGGCATTCGGATCGGCTACAGTGGGTGGCTTCTGGTATACCTTGTCCGGTTCAATGGGGGAGAAGATGAGTGAAGTATTCCCTGATTCATCTGTAACAGTTGTCGAGGGTGGATCTGTTTCGAACCTATTGGGATTAAGTCAAGGTACGTTCGCACTTGGATTCAGTAACGGTCAGACGGTTCCGGAAGCTCTAAATGGTGAAAACGAATTTAAAGAAAAAGTGGACAATGTCAGTACGGTTGCAACCCTTTATCCGAATGTATTCCATATCGTTGTACGTGCCGATACAGATATCAAATCGGTAAAGGATTTAAAAGGGAAGAAAGTAAGCCCAGGGATTAAGGGTTATAGTGGAGAACTTGCCTTCCAGGATATCTTAAAGCTGAATGATATGTCTTACGATGACCTTGGCGGAATTGAATATATTGGTACGGCTGACGGAGCGGATCTTCTTCGCGACGGTCATATCGATGCTATTGTCGGAATGGTAGCAGCACCGGTTTCCACGTTCCAGGAACTTGATACCACACTTGGAATCCGCTTAATTCCTTTGGATGATGAAACGATTAAAGGTCTGCATGAAAAGAATGAAGGATATTTGGAATATACCGTTGAAGGCGGCACGTATTCCAATGTGATAGAAGATGTCAACACAGTTGCCGGTTATACCGTTCTATTAGTCAACGATGACCTAATGGATGAAGAGACGGTGTATAAGCTTACAAAAATGATGGTAGAAGAAAAAGATACGTGGACAACGTTATCACCGATTATGAAAGACTTTGATGCAGAGTATTCAGTGAAGAATAATGTAGGTAAACTTCATCCTGGAGCAGAGAAATATTATAAAGAAGTCGGGGCTCTCGAGTAA
- a CDS encoding 3-oxoacid CoA-transferase subunit B: MSHSKRITIAKRVAQELNEDEIVNLGVGIPTLIPDYLGDKKVYLQSENGLLGMGPTPTGEEVDMDLISASKKPVSMDIGSSLFDSSDSFLMIRGGHIDTAVLGALQVDQTGEVANWAVPGETILGVGGAMDLVAGAKRMIIASMHLSKSGSPKLVKKLSFPSSGVRKADMIVTEHAVFKFMEEKMYLFEILSDISVEGLREITDAPFYLMEETKIKTK, encoded by the coding sequence TTGAGTCATTCTAAAAGAATCACAATTGCCAAAAGGGTTGCTCAAGAATTAAACGAAGATGAAATCGTTAATCTAGGAGTCGGCATCCCCACTCTCATTCCCGATTATCTTGGAGATAAAAAGGTTTACCTTCAATCAGAAAATGGACTGCTTGGAATGGGACCTACTCCAACTGGTGAGGAAGTGGATATGGATTTGATCAGTGCGAGTAAAAAACCTGTTTCCATGGATATCGGTTCTTCATTATTTGACAGCTCTGATTCCTTCTTGATGATCCGGGGAGGGCATATTGATACAGCAGTCCTTGGTGCTTTACAGGTTGATCAAACCGGAGAAGTTGCCAACTGGGCAGTACCGGGTGAAACCATCCTGGGGGTTGGGGGTGCCATGGACCTGGTTGCAGGAGCGAAACGAATGATCATCGCTTCGATGCATTTGTCGAAAAGTGGGAGTCCAAAACTTGTGAAAAAGCTTTCGTTTCCAAGTAGCGGAGTGAGAAAAGCGGACATGATCGTAACGGAGCATGCGGTATTCAAGTTCATGGAAGAAAAGATGTACTTGTTTGAAATACTCTCTGATATTTCTGTAGAGGGATTGAGAGAAATAACAGATGCACCATTTTATTTAATGGAAGAAACAAAAATCAAAACAAAATAA
- a CDS encoding CoA transferase subunit A, which yields MKKRLSLDDALLHIHSGDTLLVGGFGLSGTPLTLIDELVNSDKDNLTIISNNLGEEGRGLGKLLIAGKLKKAKGSYFTTNRDAVKAWSKGELEIELIPQGTLAEAIRCGGAGIGGFYTKTGVGTKLAEGKEEKVIDGEPYIFEKAIKGDVAIIKALKADTLGNLIYDKTARNFNPVMATAAKIVIAEVDEIVEAGSFAPEEVVTPHLYVDYIVQNRYVKEGGRYVESF from the coding sequence ATGAAGAAACGATTAAGTCTGGATGACGCGCTGCTTCACATTCATAGTGGAGACACATTGTTGGTCGGAGGTTTTGGTCTTTCCGGAACACCCCTGACACTGATCGATGAACTGGTGAATTCTGATAAAGACAATCTAACGATCATCAGTAATAACCTGGGAGAGGAAGGGCGTGGCCTCGGAAAACTCCTGATTGCCGGAAAGCTCAAAAAAGCAAAAGGATCCTATTTTACGACGAACCGTGATGCAGTCAAAGCCTGGTCAAAGGGTGAATTGGAAATTGAACTCATTCCCCAGGGTACTTTGGCAGAAGCGATTCGCTGCGGTGGGGCTGGAATCGGTGGTTTCTATACGAAGACCGGTGTGGGAACGAAACTGGCTGAAGGAAAGGAAGAAAAAGTGATTGATGGTGAACCCTACATTTTTGAAAAAGCGATCAAAGGGGATGTAGCTATTATCAAGGCACTGAAAGCTGATACACTGGGAAACTTGATTTATGACAAGACAGCAAGGAATTTTAATCCAGTGATGGCAACGGCAGCTAAGATCGTCATAGCAGAGGTGGATGAAATTGTGGAAGCAGGGTCATTTGCTCCCGAGGAAGTAGTGACACCTCACTTATACGTGGACTATATCGTTCAAAATCGCTATGTGAAGGAAGGGGGAAGGTACGTTGAGTCATTCTAA
- a CDS encoding CoA-binding protein, with protein MRTLQPIVSPKSIAIIGASERFHQNAGRVMVNLQKSKFAGDIFLVNPNYDSISGMTCYPSVLEIKEEIDLACIIIPFIHTPKILKECVEKQVKNVIILSSGFSESGPDGITREEELKAIVRGTNTRVYGPNSPGFYHFIGNWGISFSPRFEPKNFHEGSVGLISHGGSIGRAILDANEKGLGFSYWLSPGNEMDINMNDCFEFLIHDPDTETILLVIESITEEERFFRLLHQAYLKRKPVILLPIGHSKISRIAVKHHLGRNNDYAIPWEMVNHPGLIKAESIDEVVAISWLFDSYKKAKGGRTVIFSWAGATSIYLADLCDKYGIDLPPLSEFLQKQMIRITGIEKAFMNPLDVTTIVYDDLSKLTSCLEVLHESEDYDNIIVPFPFQVDYQNEILSGQIQKLIKESNCIFLPIFMSQGYNDELAIDILKETKKPYFFQESTAIKSFSAYVNYSESQKQGEEQNEETIKSG; from the coding sequence ATGAGAACACTACAACCTATCGTTTCCCCTAAAAGCATTGCAATCATAGGTGCATCTGAAAGATTTCATCAGAATGCAGGACGTGTGATGGTGAATCTTCAAAAATCAAAATTTGCTGGGGATATCTTTCTCGTTAATCCCAATTATGATTCCATTTCGGGAATGACTTGTTATCCAAGTGTACTGGAGATCAAAGAAGAGATTGATTTGGCATGCATAATCATCCCTTTTATACATACCCCAAAAATACTAAAAGAATGCGTAGAAAAACAAGTGAAAAATGTGATCATCCTAAGCTCAGGATTTTCTGAGAGTGGTCCGGATGGAATCACCAGGGAAGAAGAACTTAAAGCGATTGTAAGGGGTACAAACACAAGGGTTTATGGACCGAATTCACCTGGTTTCTATCATTTTATTGGGAATTGGGGAATCTCGTTTTCACCTCGATTTGAACCGAAAAACTTTCATGAAGGCTCCGTTGGTTTGATCAGTCATGGAGGGAGCATCGGTAGGGCCATACTGGACGCGAATGAGAAAGGTCTTGGCTTCTCCTACTGGCTTTCTCCGGGGAATGAGATGGATATCAACATGAATGATTGCTTTGAGTTTTTGATTCACGATCCCGATACAGAAACGATTCTATTGGTGATTGAGTCGATTACAGAAGAAGAGCGGTTTTTTCGTCTGCTACATCAAGCTTATCTTAAGCGTAAGCCTGTTATCTTACTTCCAATTGGTCACTCGAAGATATCCAGAATTGCCGTGAAGCATCATCTGGGCAGGAATAATGATTATGCCATTCCATGGGAGATGGTCAATCATCCAGGATTAATAAAGGCAGAGAGTATTGATGAAGTGGTCGCGATCTCCTGGCTTTTCGACTCGTACAAGAAAGCAAAGGGAGGGCGAACCGTCATTTTCTCATGGGCTGGCGCTACGTCCATTTACTTGGCGGACTTATGCGATAAGTATGGAATTGATCTTCCGCCTCTATCTGAGTTCCTGCAGAAACAAATGATTCGCATAACGGGAATCGAGAAGGCCTTTATGAATCCTTTAGATGTCACCACGATTGTTTATGATGATTTATCCAAGTTGACTTCATGCTTGGAGGTACTACATGAATCAGAAGACTATGACAATATCATCGTTCCGTTTCCGTTCCAAGTAGACTATCAAAATGAAATATTATCAGGACAAATCCAAAAGTTGATAAAAGAAAGTAATTGTATTTTTCTACCGATCTTTATGTCTCAGGGATACAACGATGAGTTGGCAATCGACATATTGAAGGAGACTAAGAAGCCATATTTCTTTCAAGAAAGCACAGCCATCAAATCATTTTCTGCTTATGTGAATTACTCGGAATCTCAAAAACAAGGGGAGGAACAAAATGAAGAAACGATTAAGTCTGGATGA
- a CDS encoding sigma 54-interacting transcriptional regulator has protein sequence MKDAMTSTSIKYFENDYIEAVANRLLESRVKGGLVYNIKDELVGCFTENDLLRGLLKNKGTLSDIHKTNFHFLKETDELKHISEMDHEIWPVINKNGHISGFLTKDQYLASYAKFSQLEVSRWDAIFKSAHNGILSIDLEGKITSINPPAEKMAMTSKEKAIGKFLTDVVTPSGLLNVIRTGKGHTEKYRVGRRMYLTHRTPLYDGENLTGAVGVFQDISEIEFVSNELESVKQLLREQESVLENSTDGICITDGEGIIIKSNQSFCSLFDLDSDTHETPDFIKEIVNKVIAKGKRHNVMETSVGSDNSLIITANPIKNSSNQMIERIVIYVKDMSEFDALRNELEKAKSLLETLHLSEKTGSFIAESSEMKRLIETVEQVAKVDVTVLLTGESGVGKEEIAKLIQQASPRLEQPFIKVNCGAIPETLMESELFGYEGGAFTGALKKGKAGLFEQANNGTIFLDEIGEIPTHLQVKLLRVLQEMEITRVGSAAPKKIDVRVIAATNKDLQELVQEGNFREDLFYRLNVIPISIPPLRKRLEDIPLLVDTYSRMFASKYDKHLRFSTKAIQVLSNYRWPGNVRELVNILERLYVTTTNQEVNESDVLSLFNKTDERKTGTDKAIVVNEILPLKEAIEELERELIYKASLTEKSYRGIARALKVNPSTIVRKVKKLEGGSIKS, from the coding sequence GTGAAAGATGCAATGACTAGTACTTCTATAAAGTATTTTGAAAACGATTACATTGAAGCTGTTGCAAATCGTTTACTAGAATCTCGAGTGAAGGGCGGGTTGGTTTATAACATAAAGGATGAACTGGTGGGGTGTTTTACAGAGAATGATCTTTTAAGAGGTTTGCTAAAAAACAAAGGCACATTATCTGACATTCATAAAACGAACTTCCATTTTCTAAAGGAAACAGATGAATTAAAACATATATCAGAAATGGATCACGAAATTTGGCCGGTGATCAATAAGAATGGTCATATTTCCGGATTCTTGACGAAAGATCAGTATTTGGCTTCCTATGCTAAGTTCTCTCAACTGGAAGTCAGCCGTTGGGATGCGATTTTCAAGTCGGCCCACAATGGTATCCTCTCGATTGATCTTGAAGGGAAAATCACATCGATCAACCCTCCTGCAGAAAAAATGGCCATGACGTCAAAAGAGAAAGCAATCGGCAAATTTTTGACGGATGTCGTAACACCGAGTGGATTGTTGAATGTAATCCGGACTGGCAAAGGACACACAGAAAAATATCGTGTGGGAAGAAGAATGTATTTAACCCATAGAACTCCACTCTATGACGGTGAAAACCTTACTGGTGCAGTAGGAGTCTTTCAGGATATTTCAGAAATTGAATTTGTTTCGAATGAACTTGAATCTGTCAAACAGCTCTTAAGGGAGCAGGAAAGTGTACTGGAAAACTCAACAGATGGAATCTGTATTACAGATGGCGAAGGAATCATTATTAAAAGTAATCAAAGCTTTTGTTCTCTTTTTGATCTCGATTCCGACACACATGAGACACCGGACTTTATTAAAGAGATCGTCAACAAAGTGATTGCGAAGGGCAAACGACATAATGTCATGGAAACAAGCGTCGGCAGCGATAATTCTTTGATCATTACCGCGAACCCTATAAAAAATAGCAGCAATCAAATGATCGAGAGAATTGTCATTTATGTGAAAGACATGTCTGAGTTTGACGCATTGAGGAATGAGCTTGAGAAAGCAAAGTCACTATTGGAGACCTTACACTTATCTGAGAAAACAGGCTCCTTCATAGCGGAATCTTCAGAAATGAAAAGGTTGATCGAAACCGTTGAACAGGTGGCTAAAGTAGATGTCACCGTTTTATTAACAGGTGAATCGGGAGTAGGAAAAGAGGAAATAGCCAAATTGATTCAACAGGCCAGCCCAAGGTTGGAGCAGCCATTCATTAAAGTAAACTGCGGAGCGATACCAGAAACGCTAATGGAATCAGAGTTGTTTGGGTATGAGGGAGGAGCATTTACAGGTGCTTTAAAAAAGGGAAAAGCCGGATTGTTTGAACAAGCGAACAATGGAACGATTTTTCTAGATGAGATTGGAGAGATCCCTACCCATCTTCAAGTGAAATTGTTACGGGTCCTTCAGGAAATGGAGATAACCCGGGTAGGTTCGGCAGCTCCCAAGAAAATAGATGTCCGTGTCATTGCTGCTACCAATAAAGACCTGCAAGAACTGGTCCAAGAAGGGAATTTTCGTGAAGACTTATTCTATCGTTTGAATGTCATCCCGATTTCCATCCCTCCTTTAAGAAAGAGGTTGGAGGATATCCCGCTCCTGGTCGATACGTATTCAAGAATGTTTGCTTCTAAATATGATAAGCATCTCAGATTTTCGACGAAAGCCATACAAGTTCTCAGCAACTATCGATGGCCGGGGAATGTGAGGGAGCTCGTCAATATACTTGAAAGATTATATGTAACAACTACCAACCAAGAAGTGAATGAAAGCGATGTACTTTCGCTGTTTAATAAAACGGATGAACGAAAAACGGGTACTGACAAAGCAATTGTTGTGAATGAAATATTGCCACTGAAGGAAGCGATAGAAGAGCTGGAAAGAGAGCTTATATATAAGGCGTCGCTCACAGAGAAGTCTTACCGTGGCATAGCCCGGGCTCTTAAAGTGAATCCTTCCACTATTGTAAGGAAGGTTAAAAAATTAGAAGGGGGATCAATCAAATCATGA
- a CDS encoding antitoxin YezG family protein: protein MEKEMERLYKELAETVNEMIPEDWNEFYLYAQISETGGGTYFFYNTLEDEQYKYSLEIPFKYQIDEDEFEKKEDHLYKLSKELRKVFKDNDQEAWYSFTMSLNSSGKFKLHYDYTNWFDTEYSFSDQMIIWKSKYLEAVPTDENYKALIDKYHNEFPDNPI, encoded by the coding sequence ATGGAAAAGGAAATGGAAAGATTATATAAAGAGTTAGCTGAAACAGTTAATGAAATGATTCCAGAGGATTGGAATGAATTTTACTTGTATGCCCAAATATCTGAAACCGGGGGAGGAACTTACTTTTTTTATAATACATTAGAAGATGAACAATATAAATATAGTTTGGAAATTCCCTTCAAATATCAAATTGATGAAGATGAATTTGAGAAAAAAGAAGATCACTTATATAAATTAAGTAAGGAACTTAGGAAAGTTTTTAAAGATAACGATCAAGAAGCTTGGTATTCTTTTACAATGTCTTTAAACAGTAGTGGTAAATTTAAGTTGCATTATGATTATACAAATTGGTTTGATACAGAGTATAGTTTTAGTGACCAAATGATTATTTGGAAAAGCAAATATTTAGAGGCGGTACCTACTGATGAAAATTATAAAGCATTAATTGATAAGTATCACAATGAATTTCCTGATAATCCGATTTGA